Proteins co-encoded in one Ziziphus jujuba cultivar Dongzao chromosome 9, ASM3175591v1 genomic window:
- the LOC107425793 gene encoding exocyst complex component EXO84B translates to MESSSTSTRFRFRDHSELMEDSTQLDTDSDVSSVSSDLDDDAEPESMAGKGIKHLCSELLELKAASNEDFHRNIFSNYTAFIRIFEEVQSLENEIMQLKNHVSTQKSLVKELADGIYLNFLSDETKDPVIEESKSAEPPSRIDNISETLDILFSENRIEEALNLIELEEERFQEMQFEESCPLEELRCYHTEISERKAILALHLTLVAENPRVTASELQKALVGLCRVGDSNLATQLLLKYYHSRIVTGIHNLQSSKSFLNGAYIRELAKLVFSLIAQAAKGFVMLYGETSPYASELIQWTLEETNVFVSYFEQYVKSISEISGGLSIAVEAVKVSLSFCSLLESQRLVLLPHLIKLIRPCMEEVLHFHMDHFKRVINIFMATDSWELSSYLISGIMDKRYSMVLEEQEYCLLTNSGWKFVTLLQTIAEDVTQLVSLQIEGSVLGGLMNLFTEYILILERAIICETDVAEKGGSRINFAISLRQQISILANLSSTEQLFSSMVKGIFGGVNCMSSNQIKNLPVGNYEKELDSFILAIQEASSQLRIQFCQKFIKRVMSLETTYKFAPGMCRDGQGDSKLFHDVLPSLTLQVFFLELRNLERLAESDVFEKEWLVEILKELIEALFICISNEKEIGDTKEENLTAENSLTYKQFILDLHFIVETAKYGGYFSNNNLFLINLMKSALVSAGLDPERDVYDNRWLLDSITEVIRKLLEIEKATILPNEESHSVLGDETPKDKSTDAADSYQDDIRSFSENSLGANHDLEATSEAEIGSVAETTASDDGNATNAADDETEIVEKTDIAAAVLSVDLVEEACEIGRLPTEDGNSTQVANDMVNFFD, encoded by the exons ATGGAATCTTCTTCCACGTCCACCAGATTCCGCTTCAGAGACCATTCTGAACTGATGGAGGACTCCACGCAGCTCGACACCGATTCCGACGTGTCGTCTGTTTCCAGCGACCTTGATGATGATGCCGAGCCTGAATCCATGGCTGGAAAG GGCATTAAGCATCTTTGTTCAGAACTCCTTGAGTTAAAGGCTGCATCAAATGAAGATTTTCACAGAAACATCTTTTCTAATTACACGGCCTTCATTAG AATCTTTGAAGAAGTACAGAGCTTGGAGAATGAGATAATGCAACTAAAAAACCATGTTTCAACTCAAAAAAGTCTGGTAAAAGAGCTTGCTGATGGGATATACTTAAACTTTCTGTCTGATGAGACAAAAGACCCAGTTATTGAAGAATCTAAATCTGCTGAGCCACCTTCAAGAATAGACAATATTTCAGAAACCTTAGATATTCTATTTTCAGAAAACAGGATAGAGGAAGCTCTCAACCTTATAGAACTGGAGGAGGAACGTTTTCAAGAGATGCAGTTTGAGGAAAGTTGCCCCCTTGAAGAGTTAAGATGTTATCACACTGAGATTTCTGAGAGGAAAGCCATACTTGCACTACACTTGACTCTTGTGGCTGAAAACCCAAGAGTTACTGCATCAGAACTTCAAAAAGCACTGGTGGGACTTTGCAGAGTTGGTGACAGTAATCTTGCTACTCaattattgcttaaatattatcACTCACGCATAGTGACTGGAATTCATAACCTTCAGAGTTCTAAATCTTTTTTGAATGGAGCGTACATCAGGGAACTCGCCAAATTAGTATTTTCTTTGATTGCTCAAGCAGCAAAAGGCTTTGTCATGTTATATGGAGAAACTTCTCCTTATGCATCAGAGCTTATCCAGTGGACCCTTGAAGAGACCAATGTATTTGTCTCTTATTTTGAACAATATGTTAAATCAATCTCAGAAATAAGCGGTGGATTGTCAATAGCAGTAGAAGCTGTAAAGGTTTCATTGTCATTTTGCTCGTTGTTGGAAAGTCAGAGATTAGTGTTACTCCCACACTTAATCAAGCTGATTCGCCCTTGTATGGAAGAGGTTCTGCATTTCCACATGGACCATTTTAAGAGAGttattaatatctttatggCTACTGATTCTTGGGAACTGAGTAGCTATCTTATATCTGGAATCATGGATAAAAGGTACTCCATGGTTCTTGAAGAACAAGAGTATTGCCTTCTTACTAACAGTGGTTGGAAGTTTGTAACACTATTGCAg ACCATTGCTGAAGATGTTACCCAATTAGTTTCCCTTCAAATAGAAGGTTCAGTCCTTGGTGGACTCATGAACCTGTTCACAGAGTATATTTTAATCCTTGAGAGAGCCATCATCTGTGAAACAGATGTTGCTGAAAAAGGTGGTTCAAGAATAAATTTTGCTATATCACTGCGACAACAGATTTCTATACTAGCCAATCTCTCATCAACCGAGCAACTTTTTTCCAGCATGGTTAAAGGCATATTTGGGGGAGTTAATTGTATGAGTTCTAACCAAATTAAGAATCTTCCTGTTGGTAACTATGAGAAGGAGCTTGATAGTTTTATATTGGCCATTCAAGAAGCTTCAAGCCAGCTCAGAATACAATTTTGTCAGAAATTTATAAAGAGGGTGATGTCCCTTGAAACTACGTATAAATTTGCTCCAGGAATGTGCAGGGATGGCCAGGGCGATTCTAAATTGTTTCATGATGTGCTTCCGTCTCTTACATTACAG GTATTCTTTCTAGAACTGAGGAACTTGGAAAGACTAGCTGAGAGTGATGTTTTTGAAAAGGAATGGTTAGTGGAGATACTGAAGGAGCTTATAGAGGCCTTATTTATTTGcatttcaaatgaaaaagaaattgggGATACTAAAGAGGAGAATTTGACAGCTGAGAATTCTCTCACTTACAAACAG TTCATTCTGGATCTGCATTTCATAGTTGAAACTGCGAAGTATGGAGGGTACTTTTCCAACAACAACCTGTTTCTTATAAATCTCATGAAATCAGCACTTGTCTCAGCTGGACTGGATCCTGAAAG AGATGTGTATGATAATAGATGGTTACTGGATTCTATAACCGAAGTGATCCGAAAGCTGCTGGAGATTGAGAAGGCAACAATACTTCCAAATGAAGAGTCCCACAGTGTTTTAGGAGACGAAACACCTAAGGACAAGTCCACTGATGCAGCTGACTCCTATCAAGACGATATTAGAAGCTTTTCAGAGAACAGTTTGGGAGCCAACCATGATTTAGAAGCCACAAGTGAGGCAGAAATTGGCAGTGTTGCAGAGACAACAGCATCAGATGATGGAAATGCAACAAACGCTGCAGATGATGAAACAGAGATTGTTGAAAAGACTGATATAGCAGCTGCAGTTTTGTCAGTGGATTTGGTTGAAGAAGCTTGTGAGATTGGTAGGCTTCCCACTGAGGATGGGAATAGCACTCAAGTTGCCAATGACATGGTCAATTTTTTTGATTGA